In a genomic window of Leisingera caerulea DSM 24564:
- the cueR gene encoding Cu(I)-responsive transcriptional regulator, producing MNIGDVSSRSGLPAKTIRYYEDIGLIKPHRSANGYRCFAETDLHKLAFLGRARALGFTIEDCRTLMALYEDESRASADVKQLALEHLAKIEEKIADLQAMRDTLGELVSSCAGDSRPDCPILKDLSGEG from the coding sequence ATGAACATCGGGGACGTCTCCAGCCGCTCGGGCCTGCCCGCCAAGACCATCCGCTATTACGAGGACATCGGCCTGATCAAACCGCACCGCAGCGCCAACGGTTACCGCTGCTTTGCCGAGACCGATCTGCACAAGCTGGCGTTTCTGGGCCGGGCGCGGGCGCTGGGCTTCACGATTGAGGACTGCCGCACCCTGATGGCGCTTTACGAGGACGAAAGCCGCGCCAGCGCCGACGTGAAACAGCTGGCGCTGGAGCATCTGGCCAAGATCGAGGAAAAGATCGCCGACCTGCAGGCGATGCGCGATACGCTGGGGGAGCTGGTCAGCAGCTGCGCAGGCGACAGCCGCCCGGATTGCCCGATTCTGAAGGACCTGTCCGGCGAGGGGTGA
- the pcaG gene encoding protocatechuate 3,4-dioxygenase subunit alpha has translation MPRRLDYLKETPSQTAGPYVHIGLAPGAAGFQIYDQELGWEIAGPGAKGERIRVEGVVVDGTGSPVKDVLLEAWQANAEGIYAHPEHPGDVEEGFRGWGRVITDFETGEWGFDTVKPGLVLGRGGQMMAPHINLWIVARGINVGLNTRLYFEDEGEANAADPVLNVIEWERRRSTLIAGRSERGGKPVYRFDIRLQGEDETVFFDI, from the coding sequence ATGCCTCGGCGCCTTGATTATCTGAAGGAAACCCCCTCGCAGACCGCTGGCCCTTACGTCCATATCGGCCTCGCGCCCGGCGCGGCGGGATTCCAGATCTACGACCAGGAGCTAGGCTGGGAGATTGCCGGCCCCGGCGCCAAGGGAGAGCGGATCCGGGTCGAGGGCGTAGTGGTTGACGGCACTGGCTCGCCGGTCAAGGACGTGCTGCTGGAGGCCTGGCAGGCCAATGCGGAGGGCATCTATGCCCACCCTGAGCACCCAGGCGATGTAGAGGAGGGGTTCCGCGGCTGGGGCCGGGTGATCACGGATTTCGAGACCGGTGAATGGGGTTTTGACACGGTGAAACCGGGGCTGGTCCTGGGCCGGGGCGGGCAGATGATGGCACCGCACATCAACCTGTGGATTGTGGCCCGAGGCATCAACGTGGGGCTGAACACAAGGCTCTATTTTGAGGATGAGGGCGAGGCCAATGCGGCAGACCCGGTGCTGAATGTGATAGAGTGGGAGCGCCGCCGGTCCACCCTGATTGCCGGCCGCAGCGAACGCGGCGGCAAGCCCGTCTACCGCTTCGACATCCGCCTGCAAGGCGAGGATGAAACCGTGTTTTTCGACATCTGA
- a CDS encoding beta-keto acid cleavage family enzyme, translated as MSKPCIICVAITGSVPTKENNPAVPVTISEQLESTQEAFEAGASIAHCHVRNDDQTPTSDPEKFARLMEGLQKHCPGMIIQLSTGGRSGAGRERGGMLPLRPDMASLSVGSNNFPTRVYENSPDLVDWLASEMRTYEVKPEIEAFDLSHIHQAVKMNREGRIPGTLYVQFVMGVKNAMPVDKDVFDYYVKTMQRLAPEAQWCGAGVGPGQILVNEWSIAAGGHTRTGLEDNMRLDRETLAPSNAALVKRAADLCEKYERPVATWQQAREILELRPA; from the coding sequence ATGAGCAAACCCTGCATTATCTGCGTCGCCATTACCGGCTCGGTCCCGACCAAGGAGAACAACCCGGCGGTGCCCGTCACCATTTCGGAACAGCTCGAAAGCACTCAAGAGGCGTTTGAGGCCGGCGCTTCGATTGCCCATTGCCATGTGCGCAACGACGACCAGACGCCAACCTCGGACCCGGAGAAGTTCGCGCGCCTGATGGAAGGTTTGCAGAAGCACTGCCCCGGCATGATCATCCAGCTATCGACCGGCGGCCGCTCCGGCGCCGGGCGCGAGCGCGGGGGGATGCTGCCCTTGCGTCCCGACATGGCGTCGCTGTCCGTGGGCTCCAACAACTTCCCCACCCGCGTCTACGAGAACTCCCCCGACCTGGTGGACTGGCTCGCCTCTGAGATGCGGACCTATGAGGTGAAGCCGGAGATTGAGGCCTTTGACCTGTCGCATATCCACCAGGCGGTGAAGATGAACCGCGAGGGACGCATTCCCGGCACGCTTTACGTCCAGTTCGTGATGGGGGTGAAGAACGCGATGCCGGTGGATAAGGACGTGTTCGACTACTACGTCAAAACCATGCAGCGGCTGGCACCTGAGGCCCAGTGGTGCGGCGCCGGTGTCGGGCCGGGGCAGATCCTGGTCAACGAATGGTCCATCGCCGCAGGCGGCCATACGCGCACCGGGCTGGAGGACAACATGCGGCTCGACCGCGAGACGCTTGCACCCTCCAACGCGGCGCTGGTGAAACGCGCGGCAGACCTGTGCGAGAAATATGAGCGCCCCGTCGCCACCTGGCAGCAGGCCCGCGAGATCCTGGAGCTGCGCCCAGCCTGA